The nucleotide window TTCTTAAATGGAAAGCAAGCGAGACCTTTGAGTAGAAAACCTTTACAAACAGAATGTTCTGCTAAAAGGGTTGCAAATAGAGAATCCCATGGAAGTGAAAAGTGCATAGATACTGTTCTTGATGTGGGAGAGGAGGAACCTGCCATCACCAGATTCAAGATGTCAGACTTTTCATTGTGTGATCGTGTCAGCATTGGCCTTGCAGGCAGGGTATGCTCTTGGTCTTCAGCTATCATCTGACtatcaagaaatgaaattatTTCAGTATTTTTATGATGCAAAGAGTATGTCCCTCTTCAAGTGGTTGCCGTTTGTAATCAAATGGGCTTATTTTGAAAGTAAATTATAATTCATATTTCTACAGGGGGATGAAGTGATTTTTGAAGCCATTGTTAGAGATCCTGACAGGTTAGTTCTGTTGAAAGTCTTTTGATGcccgaagaagaaaaaactgacTATTACTGAGGACTTACTCCTttttatatttccaaaaatagtCCGCTTTACAAATCAAAAGTTGTGCTGCGACAACTTACTACCTCCCAAGCACAAAGAAGAGGGAGACGGGCCTTGGAGGTGGATTTTTTTGCTTGTATCTTCTTTTCCTGTATCTTAACAATTTTATTTATCTACAGTCTACTCATATGCTTTCTTCTTTCTGATGTGCAGGTTCTGAAGAAACTTGCTCGTCGTCACCTTATGTACCATTCATATGCAATGCAGGTTCATGGCTATGTATCACCGTCAAATGGTGCTGATCATGGTTCTTTTGTTCTGGTGCATGGAGTAGGTGGCCAAATCTGAGAAAATCGTGTTACCTATTTCAGTATTAATAGATTTTGTCCTCAGTTGATTAGATGTTAAAATGTTTCCAGATGGATTTTTCCTTATTTACAATGTTTGAAGTGGTGTTCATAAATTTTATCTGTTGTCTTTACATGGTTTCTTTTATGTAGTACCATGGGAGTTACTCTCTACAACATTGGCTTCAGCTTGCAAACTGGCTTCCTACCTTAGAGGCTACTCTAGCATTGGATGAAGAATGTGCTAGGAGAGTCGGTGATGATACAATTGGAGGGCCTGCTGTTACACGACAACTGAGATTAATTAGAATTCTAATGAGGGACCTTCTGATTGGAGTaagcttttctcttttgtcctgCAAGCCACAGTGTTGCACATTTCTTTGTTCAATGCTTGGGCTACTCATTGAATTGGACTACTTTGTTTGACGATCTGATCTGAATGCAATTTGTGTAAGTCCTTTGTTACCAACCTAACATTAATTACAGAGTTATGCTATCCTGCCTGTTTAGGTGAACTACTTGCATAGCCATGGACTTGCTCATACAGAACTGAGACTGGAAACTGTGCACATCAGCCCAGTGGATAGACATGTCAAAGTAAGCTGTTGATGCTATTTCTTAGTCTGTAGCTGCACCTCTAGTTCCTCTTGTTGAATTTTCCATTGTTTGTTATcaatacaataaaaaaagagattATGTTGTTCTTTTTCTGTTGTCAGGCTCCTTACACTGTATGTAACGCTGCTTAACATGATGCATGCTACTTTGTTTATTCTGATGGCTCTTGACAGGAGAATTTTTCGAGGAGATATTTTTGACTAGGTGATCATTCCTTTTGCTGCATAGTTCCAGCCTTCCAGGTTTTAATGCATTATAATCTATTTTGTAGGAGGAACTTGCACTTGAGTTGGTGGTTGGACTGTGGACGATAAAACAGTTTGTAAACACATAATGCAAGCCTTATTGGTTATATAACGTgacatgacataaaaaaaaaaacacaattttaattttttattctaaaaattcattgaaaattgaaaaaacaagaaagcacAAAATCTAAGAAAAAAGAATCCATGAAAAACGTGAATtgcataaaaataacaaatataacaAGTATATGCTACCCACAACATGCAAACTTTCATTAGGGATAATTAAAATTGCTGTCGGTACTTAAAAGTTAAATAGGcatcaaaataaataagtttTATTTTGCATGAGTTACTCCTTAGAGTCTTGAAACAACATAATGGCCACAAGATTGAAATTTCTGTTTGTTTTGGAGGACAAACATAGACTGTTATGCAGAAAACCATGAAAGCTTTAGTTTTGGTATATGAAATCAGCTCTAGTTTTTATTCTTAAATATGCAATAATGCCTTTCATGACGTACTTACTACTTAGTATTGTAAGAATTTATGTAACTTTTAACTTACTTTTTCGTTTAACGTAAGATATGACTCCACATCATAGGATACAAATAACATTGGGTGTACCTGGGGGcacattctctctttctctctctctctctctacacacacacacacacacacacacacacacacacacacacacacacacacatatatatatatatatatatatatagttgtgtCCTTGTACCCATGTTTCTGGAATTGCTTTGTGTCCATATCTACTTATGTAGTCAAACGTGCTATACAGGCCTAGTTGGTGGACCATCAAAATGGTCTTAGCAGCACCTAGGGAGGCTAAAAACAGTAAagtcaagaaagaaaaatcaggagaaaaagaaggctgagaaaaaaaaatgagagagagaagagatgaaCAAAGAACgacaaaatagaagaagaagaaaaagggaaaaccttTTTCTAATGCATTTTCTTTACTTGACACCTAGATGTCACAGCCTAGTTGAAGGTGGCACCGAAGGCTTCGTTATGCTTTTGGCTGCAAAGGTATCTGCACATGCACCTACATGCATGTGACACAATATTTGAGTTGTTTGAGAAGAGTCATGTTTCTTTAGAACTATTCAAGCTAGATCCAGCTGAACTAAAGGCCTTTGGTTCCagtttggttctgtcatgcatCTTTTAGAAGACATCTGTATACCAGATTATTTGGATATGTGTTCTTTTTTTACAAACTTCCCTTCTTTCAGGTGGGGATTCTTGGAAATGCTGCTGATTTTGATGATGGAAATCCAACGGAGAATACACTTGAAGGAAACAATGACAGGCGGAGAATGATGATTGCATTTGACATGAGGTAGGAGAAGTTTGCTTTCAAGTTTAATTTGATGTTTCATTACTTAGAACTTTTTTTGGCTGCTTCTGCTTTTTTATATGTTTGCGTAGTTGAACTGACTCACCTGCCCAACATATGTATAttaaatgttttgtttcttcctttttgcatTGAACAGGTGTGTGGGGTTTATGATGGCAAAAATGGTCTTACGAGAACTAATGGATCCTTCCATCTTCATGAAGTTCAAGTCTTTCCTCACAAAAGTAAGATGCTGATTATCTCCTTCGCCCCTACTCCCCCTACTCCTTTTGTCACCCCTTCACCCAGTACCATGCAGATGCACACACCTACACAAATCAAGATCGTTTTTTATTATTCTATCTGTTAATCCAGGGAAATGATCCATCGTGCTTGCGTGAGTTTCTCTTGCCAATCCTAAACAAAAGTTCTCCTTCGGGCAGTTCTGGTCTTCAAGTATGTATCTGATTCTTTGGCAACTTAAGTTACTACCTTGTCATGTAAATTTATTAGGATGTGTTCATTTTGAGGGGAGACAATCATGGGCCATTGAAGTGAGTGCTTTCAAATGATAACTGCATCCGTTGCTTTCAGATACTTGACAGGAATTGGGGTGCTGGATGGAATCTCCTGTCATTAATGCTTGCAACAAAACCTTCTGAAAGAATAAGGTAACAATTTTTCCACTGAAGAATGTGGTGTATCATCAAATTGCTAGTTCAGTAGttgtcctttcttttcttccttctctggCTTACTGGAGGAGGAATACCAGCACCTACCATGTAACCTGGAGTTGTCTACAAAACATTCAACAGAAGCACTGGTttctaatcaaaatttgtcctgaaatcctttttttcctttgatccCCACTTGACCTGTGGTTTGATAAGGCTGGAAATCAGCTTATCAATCACCTAACCATCAGGCTTGTAATAAATGTGTCATGCATtccttattttatttctattttatgtGTGACTGTgaccttttcccttttttaccTTCAAAGATAAAGATGATGACCTTTTCTCCACCTGCATGATCATGACTAGCATTTTCTCCTGATCTGATCTTCAAGCTTAACTTCATCAGCCAGGTCCATGAGCATGTGAAAGTTTCTGCCTGTGCAATGAAACTGATGTCattagaattttagaatcataTCTGCTTGTGTTTTGTGATTAACGTGTCTATTGGTTTCTCAAATGCAGCAtgcaaaatgttaaaaaattttggcAATTCTTATTGCTTTAGTAATTTGAAGAACTGCCTATCCCTGCAGTTGCTTAGATGCACTTCGGCATCCCTTTTTATGTGGCCCAAAGTGGCGGGTGGACTCATCAGTTGATATCATTAAGTGGGGAGTAGGTTCTACTGCTGTTCGGATCACAGAGGAGTATATATATGGTCGACATCAGGTAAGCATGTGACTCTTTAATAATTTGCTTGTGAACTTCACAATTCACCTCCTTAGCCTATGGTATGTTTTTGCAGTTTTACTAGCTGGCAGCCACTAGCGTGTGAGCGTGAATAGGTCTAGAGGTTGATGAAACGGCCTTTGGCTTTCGCTTATTGTCTAGATAGAGATGAATTGGGTTTCTTGTTCCCTTGATAAACTTGCTGCATTAGTTTCTTCGCGGGGTGAGAATCATATGTGTGATGGCAATCGACTGAGATGGAATCAAGTAATATGTATCCACTTGATCTCAAATTTGATCTTGTTTACCATCtttataaacaaaattataGAGTAGTAGGATAAAATCTATCTGGTCCTAGAACAGTTGTTTATGGTGAAATTAGCAAAGCTACCATGGCTGCTACTGACGAACATTCTTAGATATGGAGGTATTATCTCTTCCTACAGTCATGCAGGGATAAATGGTGACAACATTCTTTTGCTGTTAACAGCGGAGTAGGTTGGCATACTTCATTGAGCTGATGGAGAAGCTTAATCCTTACCCAGAGCTGAAGGTAAAACTTGTACTGTTCTAGTCGGTATCTCTTTTTGTGTGCATTTTCTGTTGCAGCTGTTAAAACAGGAAATTGTTGCAAGTGCAGAACTGGAATGAGTTCCTGCCAGGAACATGGCGCCTTTTATATTCCACTGGCAGGCATATTGGTCTCACTCTCCGCCAGCCTTTGCCAACTATCCTTATTGGCAACGCACACCTGGCCTTTACTCCATTGTCGGATAATTTCTTATTCATTCAATCCAATGTAGATTTTACGGTCATCTctgccactcaatggccacacaACAAAGTTGGCGCTGCTGGGAAATTGCAGATAACTTGTAAATCTAAAGTTGCAGAAGGTAGTTGGATTTATGGAAGTGAGGAAATCGATGACAGGCCGAGTTTAATCCAGTCTGGTTCTCAAGAATCGTCTGCCAGAAAACCTACTAACAGAAGGGTATGGAGGAGAGCAAGCCCGGTTGAGGATATCCCACAGGCACTTCCCGTTGCTAGCCTCTTACCAGGAGAAATAGAGGTGACAATGAATCTGGATGAAGTGCCAGAAGATGTAGAGGGGATGAAGAAGGTCTTGCGGGAGGTTCGTGTGCAGATCCCACCTGAGATGTTCGATGTCTCGAAATTAGTTTGTGCGACATATGCTGATTCAAGATTATTGATTTTGCGAAGTGTTGCAGGTTCTGCACTCCTATTTACGCGTACACCTGCACAATCTTGAGGGCTACTGCCCACCCATGTTTGCCAAGTTGTAAATCTTAGCTAACTTGTAAAATATGTAGGGCTATTGCCCAGTCAAGTCTATCGGTTTGGCTAGGTTGTACGCCTTGATTCTTTCTCCGGAACTTCGGCAGATTAGAGGTCTTTATTTGTTTCGGCTATTTGTACATTATTGCTTGGTTCATCTTTGGCCAGTTTTCCCAACggattgaaaaaagaaaaaaaaaagaactgccAAATAATGTAGCGTGATTTGAGTTGCGACAAGGGATTGACGTAGGCCGTCTATAACGATAGATATGAACTTGATGCAGGTGAAGGACAATTTTTCTCCTTCCCATGTGAAAATCAATGTTGTCAATATGAGCATATC belongs to Nymphaea colorata isolate Beijing-Zhang1983 chromosome 13, ASM883128v2, whole genome shotgun sequence and includes:
- the LOC116266785 gene encoding probable plastid-lipid-associated protein 14, chloroplastic isoform X3; translation: MLMAFCGTNPPSNDFVMISRYQLNKTNIPLMDLRTGSNLLKSSQQRSYNLFLNGKQARPLSRKPLQTECSAKRVANRESHGSEKCIDTVLDVGEEEPAITRFKMSDFSLCDRVSIGLAGRGDEVIFEAIVRDPDSPLYKSKVVLRQLTTSQAQRRGRRALEVLKKLARRHLMYHSYAMQVHGYVSPSNGADHGSFVLVHGYHGSYSLQHWLQLANWLPTLEATLALDEECARRVGDDTIGGPAVTRQLRLIRILMRDLLIGVNYLHSHGLAHTELRLETVHISPVDRHVKVGILGNAADFDDGNPTENTLEGNNDRRRMMIAFDMRCVGFMMAKMVLRELMDPSIFMKFKSFLTKGNDPSCLREFLLPILNKSSPSGSSGLQILDRNWGAGWNLLSLMLATKPSERISCLDALRHPFLCGPKWRVDPSVDIIKWGVGSTAVRITEEYIYGRHQRSRLAYFIELMEKINPYPKLKVKLVLL
- the LOC116266785 gene encoding probable plastid-lipid-associated protein 14, chloroplastic isoform X1 codes for the protein MLMAFCGTNPPSNDFVMISRYQLNKTNIPLMDLRTGSNLLKSSQQRSYNLFLNGKQARPLSRKPLQTECSAKRVANRESHGSEKCIDTVLDVGEEEPAITRFKMSDFSLCDRVSIGLAGRGDEVIFEAIVRDPDSPLYKSKVVLRQLTTSQAQRRGRRALEVLKKLARRHLMYHSYAMQVHGYVSPSNGADHGSFVLVHGYHGSYSLQHWLQLANWLPTLEATLALDEECARRVGDDTIGGPAVTRQLRLIRILMRDLLIGVNYLHSHGLAHTELRLETVHISPVDRHVKVGILGNAADFDDGNPTENTLEGNNDRRRMMIAFDMRCVGFMMAKMVLRELMDPSIFMKFKSFLTKGNDPSCLREFLLPILNKSSPSGSSGLQILDRNWGAGWNLLSLMLATKPSERISCLDALRHPFLCGPKWRVDSSVDIIKWGVGSTAVRITEEYIYGRHQRSRLAYFIELMEKLNPYPELKNWNEFLPGTWRLLYSTGRHIGLTLRQPLPTILIGNAHLAFTPLSDNFLFIQSNVDFTVISATQWPHNKVGAAGKLQITCKSKVAEGSWIYGSEEIDDRPSLIQSGSQESSARKPTNRRVWRRASPVEDIPQALPVASLLPGEIEVTMNLDEVPEDVEGMKKVLREVRVQIPPEMFDVSKLVCATYADSRLLILRSVAGSALLFTRTPAQS
- the LOC116266785 gene encoding probable plastid-lipid-associated protein 14, chloroplastic isoform X2, with the protein product MLMAFCGTNPPSNDFVMISRYQLNKTNIPLMDLRTGSNLLKSSQQRSYNLFLNGKQARPLSRKPLQTECSAKRVANRESHGSEKCIDTVLDVGEEEPAITRFKMSDFSLCDRVSIGLAGRGDEVIFEAIVRDPDSPLYKSKVVLRQLTTSQAQRRGRRALEVLKKLARRHLMYHSYAMQVHGYVSPSNGADHGSFVLVHGYHGSYSLQHWLQLANWLPTLEATLALDEECARRVGDDTIGGPAVTRQLRLIRILMRDLLIGVNYLHSHGLAHTELRLETVHISPVDRHVKVGILGNAADFDDGNPTENTLEGNNDRRRMMIAFDMRCVGFMMAKMVLRELMDPSIFMKFKSFLTKGNDPSCLREFLLPILNKSSPSGSSGLQILDRNWGAGWNLLSLMLATKPSERISCLDALRHPFLCGPKWRVDSSVDIIKWGVGSTAVRITEEYIYGRHQRSRLAYFIELMEKLNPYPELKNWNEYLPGKWRLLYSTGRHIGLTLRQPSPSILIGNAHLAFSPLSENFFFIQSNVDFTVLSADHWPHNKVGAAGKLQKTCKSKVA